Sequence from the Xiphophorus couchianus chromosome 23, X_couchianus-1.0, whole genome shotgun sequence genome:
GGCTCACGCTGCCGTGTGGAACGAGAAGGAGGCCAGAAGAGACTTCAGTACGGTGGCCCAGTTGGACATCACTCTGGCTGCGCTTGTTCGCCGAGAGCTGAAGGAGCTGTCGGAGCGCATGAAAGAGAAGTACTGGGAGGAGAAGGAGCAGTACTGGAACATGCTGGAGAAAACGGAGGGCACCAGTAAACACGAGGAGGAAGAGCAacaagatgaagaggaggaggaagatgaagaaacaaaaaagaaagaaagcgaCTTTGAAAGTGGCAAAGCAGGCGAGAAAACCGGTTCATCTGAGATGAAACGTGTTGAAGAAGGAGAATCTGGAGAAGAAAAGGTTCGGCCATCTGAGGGAGTGAAGGAGGAAGAAAGCAGCTGTGCAGTGGAGCTGCAGGCCTGTGATGAGATGGAGGGGAAGGACTGGCAGCAGATGTTACGGCTGGTCATGATTCTGCAGAACGAGGGAAACTTCCTCATCAAAGAGCAACACTTCCCAGACGCTTCCGCCAAGTTCAAGGAGGCTCTGGGATACGTGGACTTCTTACAAAACAAGGTATGCAATACAAGACAGGTtatcagaaaaactaaaatacttttagatatttttcacttttctatCACCTTTTAATCTCCAACTTCTGCTATTTTTTAACCGCATAAAGTAAATGTgaactggaagaaaaataatttatcagttattcttttgtttttgcataaaaatctgaaaagtttaactatttagtaaaaaaacaaaaacacattttaatgcaattataACTGCAACACTTTTAGGGTTTATCtatcagttttcaaaatgtaaagataaatatttttaaccataatttttaaaatggctcAATCCGATTGGATGGAGAtaatcagagctgcagttttcaagtGTAGGAACAGGCTCTCATTTAtgtttaggtctggactttgactaggccattctaacgcCTGAATTTGACCTAAACCATTTCTTGTGACTCTGGTTGCTTGTTCAGGAGATTATCATTCACTGCTAAATATATCACCAAGTAATTTTtgcctagtttctagtgcaaatatgttattacacttgaaataagacaaaactaacttacaagtactTTTTCAGTACAATATAcctgcttgttttaagtaaatatttccttaatgtAGATGACAAAGtgctggttccactggcagattatgtcaattattacaagacattttcttcATGTTATAAGGGAAATAATGTGCTACTGAAAcatgtaatttttcatcaatatcactTAAAACGAGCTCCTATGTCTTGTTAAAAAGTtgcttgtgagttagttttgtcttttttaaagtgtactaagatatttgcactataaaccagaccaaaaatagtgtgtaatgttttgtgttttagcatTGAACAAGCAACTGGAGCCACAATCTAATGGTTTAGATtgtggattttgtgtttttgcagcgcaccatttaaataaatttcaagTCAAGAACTAAAAAGTGGTTCAGAACATCTTGTAGCTTTGAATAGCTTTTGATGATCTGCTCGGTTTGTGTTTGTACTGAAGAGCAGCGTTGGTTCACCGGGAAACTGAGGAGCAGAGCTAAAAATATCAGACATCCATAGAGACGTCTCTATCACAGCTCTCCTTCAGAAACTTTCTCCTGCGGCCTCCAAACGCTCCATCTTTATTTTCCCTTTATCTTACagtcatcatcttcatcatttccttccttccttttctaTATTTGTTCACATTCTCTTGTTTGGGTTTAATCTTTTCAACATTTCCTCTGCCGTATATCACCACCGCGCCCGTCTCCGTCCGTCCACTGCCTTTCATCAGCAGGTGGATCAACACGGCGAGGACTGGGAGTCGCTGGAGAAAGTGCGTCTCCCGCTCAGTCTCAACCTGAGCCAGTCCATGCTGGAGCTGAAACAATACCAGGAGGTGGTGGAGCTGAACAGCCGGCTGCTGAAGACACATAGAGGTAGGATTTGTTTGGTGTGAAAAATCAAAGAGAGTTTGTCACACTTGGTaggaagctgaaaacaaaaaatcctaCTTGATACAGAAATAGGAACACGAGTTAAAAATATGAAGGTCTTACCTCTGTAAGaatactttatttctttatttactgaGAAAGTATAATTCAACATTCGGTGTCTCTCTTTATTCCCCTGACACAAACCCATGGACATCACagtcagaaattaattttacgTTTGCTTCCTCTGTGGTGAACTATTTATAGTTGAGGCCGATgtgaaatttcagtttttatgtttgtcttttccCATCATTTAGTTTTCTCATCATTCCTCAGACATCTTCCTGTCACCGACCACAAACCTGCTGGTCGATTTAGACGTTTCCACCTCAGTCAGGAAATTTATTGTGCTGGTTTTGAGTTTCATTTCTGCTTATTTACAGAACCATGCGGCCATGTTTATGCCCTGTAAActttttcactgttttacactcttctttttttttctcttttcttttcgaGTGTAGCCAGTTGCCTTTAGAGGTCACCACATTGCAAATAGAGTCCATATTTGTTTAATTCAGTCTCAGGTTAACTCCAGTTGATCCGTGAAGGACTCTGAGGTTTTCTGAATCTGTTGGAGGCTCAAAGACTTGAACTGGGGCAGAATGGACCATTTCATGCACTTTGCACATTACTTAAAACGTACTTATTTTAGCtcgtattatttttttaatgttttacataattagggccactgaaaaataaataaattgacatttttctcagaattctgactttaattttagtcagataaattttttttcagggaTCCTAATTGTCTTACGTCTCTTAATTGTCTCTTAATTTTCAACGTTTTTAGTTCATAAAGTGgatcatttttgacttttcaagctcagaaatgttctttttctttctggaaaatatcagattttttcttagaattttgtaatttttagaattcggacattttattgctttttctagagaatttctgagattaatctgaaaatgtctcctttttttctcactaaTCTTTCACCTTTTGAACTCAGAACTTTCCttgctttttctagaaaatttctgaaaacctaaaaatgtctgaatttttgtttcacaaattttcaactttacaaactcagaaatttctgtcTTTGTTATATGGCACTAATATGTCATTGTACAATTGCTCCTTTGGggataaatttatttatttatttttttcaagccAAAAGTGTTTGAACTCTGATTGCTAGGCGAGGGGCTGGGTTTtgctgggttgctaggtaacaggtaGTGCCTGCTGATTTTTGAAGTTACGTTCAGAAAGTTTCTGAAACAGGTCGTTTTCCAGaccccaaaaaatattaatttatctcTTAAGGAAcatctgggtgtttttttaagcactttgacCGTTttgtgaagcagcagaaatggaagcacaaaaacatgcaaaatgtgaattttatgtCCCCTTTCAAAGGATGTAAATATATCTCTGAACCAATCTCGTTTACCGTCTACTTCCCCCTCTCAGTACTTTTGTCATCTCCACctattttttcctatttctaCTCCAAAGGTAACTTTAAAGCGACGTACCAGAGGGCGCGGGCGCACGCTGCTTTGTGCAACGAGGATGAAGCTCGAAGAGACTTTGCCACGGTGGAGAAACTGGATCCAAAGTTTAAACCCTTTGTCCAGAAGGAGCTGAAGATATTAGGGGAAAACATCCGCAAAATGCACGCCGGCCAGAAGAAGAATTATTGGGAAACGACAAAGGAGAAGTGGGGTCCTGTTGGAAGCAGGACCAAGGATgcagtaagaaagaaaaacacaaactctgctaagaaagacacagaaaaaaacactgagGTGGACAAAAACAGTGAAAGTCATAAAGTTGAAGAGAGGGAAAGCCCAGCAGAACACCGTCCTGTTGAGACTGAAGGAGCGGGCGActcagaaacaggaaaacatccagatttGAAAGCAGAGCATTGTGACAAAGAGCAAACGTGTGGGAGGACGAGTGAATTGGGGTCAGATAAAGAAAAACCAGCGAGGGTCGCGGCTCCTGAAGCAGATAATCACAAAACAGATAAAGATGGTGACCCTGCGTCCACCAGCTCAGATAATGTAGTGAGCAGGAGATCGCGGCACGAtaaagggaagaagaagaaggtcaAACGCCAATCAAGAAACGcagcaaaaagaacaaagtcAGGGACAGGAAAAGGAGACGGACCAATAAACTGACAGCAGCCTGTAGAGTCACAAGCGTTGACAAAATCAGAGATAAAAGGTTATTATATAACAAATCtggaagtggaaaaacaaagtcaGGAAATACTGATTTGCCACTGTAAAGCCAAATATAGACACCTAAATATAATGAATATAAATAGCATGGCCTCATTCTGAGTTCAATTGTTTTATTCAACCCTCAAAGCACTTAGaaaaaacacacgcacacaaacaagCAGTTTGccaaatacaaagttttatttctgtacacAAAGAGTAGAAAGCAGCCAGTAACCCACTTGTTATTACAGTAAAAAGCCTCTCCAAAGAAAACCTCTCACACAGATTAAAAACTCCCAGGACAAAGTGTTGGACGACAACAGGAAATCAAAACCGTTAAACAATGAACTTCAAGGTGATTAATGAGGTATATTAGTGGTGagttaaacaaaagaaaaagcctCATTTCACCTGCGTGAATCAGTGATTTTATGAGGAGAAACATGCTTGAGGTTTGGTGATGTATGATCCTGTTGCATGTTAGACGACATACATGAAGTCTGAACAAACATGTTCAGACCAGAGAGGACTCAGGCTGAagagtgatgatgatgatgacgcatgtgaacttgttttttgtttctgtcatgcAACATGGCGCGTTAGTTGGCATGTTTTGTAGAGGTGATACAGATAAAGTAGAAAATGATTATAATTATAAGTAAAAATGCAGCagaacattgtgttttttctcaaGTGGGGAAAGAAACATTAAGTGTCTGCAGCATAATGTAACTGCATCGCTAAAACACAAAACGTTACcaggtatttttggtctagtttcaaatgcaaatatattgaaacaagacaaactaacttaaagtaacttttctaaGCCAATAATTACTTTAAGTACCAGgactattggcagattatttcacattcaacatgagaaaatgttttattataagtgaaataatctgccagtggaactagaagttcttcatcaacattaaggaattatttacttaaagcttACAGCTGgctgaaaacttacttgtaagttagttttgtcttatttcaagtctaatAAAaggtttgcactagaaactagaaccAACAGGATAGAAATAAGAAATACCAAAGCTGAAACTGTTCCTGTTTATTTATGCTAATTAGAGTATTGAAGTACAACTAGATGCTGTaggaagttagaaaagtttgatgtgtttcttttgcactttaaagTTGAAATTTCTATGCTataagtttagaaaaataacccaaaatgcccaaaagttaaactttcaacttaaaaaagaaaacaaccaccCGCCCCCAATCAAATCATCCAATTCACGATTTGTTGTGTTATTTCTAATATCAGGATCTGatttatttggaaatgtaatGACGGTAGATCTTCCATCTCTGCACAATTCAAACTGAAACtcaagtattttttgtgttttaataaaatatgcttGCCTAGTAAAATAGTAATATAGTGTTAGttagaaatactgccacctgcaggtgggagttagcatcacaacgtttttgaccattttgttgaaatattttcagtaaactCACAATTAAGCATTATTGCAAAGAAAAGTGCAGGAATCTGATGATTTTCCATGATAGTGGAATCTCAAACTAGAGCAACTATTGAAATTTGACAttgtacatatttaaaaagtgatttggtttgattgataaaataaaaattgagcaCACAACTGTTatgttaaaggttttatttatgtgttccTCTGGAGCCCaaagggccacataaatagCTACAGCGGGCCGGACTTGGCCCCCGGGCcatgagtttgacacatgtatCACAGAACATAAGGAAAATATGCGAAAGCTACtgaggggaaaaataaatacaaaagtaaataaattaagacctgtgattaacgtatttaaggccaatttagatgttttaaaatgaatgtaagacattttaaggccttaattttggAAACATCAATTTAAAACCTTGAATTGATGTTAAGGATGGGTGGACACCCTACATTAGCAATTGTAGCAGGATGGAGGTGAAGCGTCATTTTCACACCCAAATTTCAACTTCCAAGCTAAATGGAACGCAGCATCAAACGTTTTGTAATTCGTTGATTGATTTCTGCCATATGGCGGCCGTTTATGCTGATTGTTGTTGTAGTGACTGGATTCCTCATGTCTGAATCGCTCTAAACAATCTCTAACAAGCAGTGTAACTTCATTAAATATCCATTTCTTGTTGTTCTTGTAACTGCCATGTCGCTATGATATCAAGATAAATAACAGCTGACATGTTCTGAATGCCTCCGCgtgtttttcacagtttgtcgCTGCTACATGTTTTTGTGCATCTTGACGTGTGTGATGGGTAATCATTGTTTAATGAGATGCATAAATACCCAGAGATAAATCACAATGAGTAAACATGGCTTCTGCTCATTGTTCTCCTCTGAAGCTGCGCCAATgcacaacaaaagaaagaaaagatttcgGTAATGATAATGACTTCCCTCAGCACCGGGCTCCAGTGGAGGAGGAGAAATGGTGGCTTGTGTTTGGGAAACAAGGAGCTTTCTCTTGCTTCCCTTAAGGCTATTAGCATTTGTAATATGAACTGCACATCAACCATCCATCTGGCTGCGTCCTTGGGGATAGTTCCCTAGCAACAGTATCAAAACTAACAGGCATCGAGCGCCGAGGAGGACGGTGTCAAACGGGAGTGCTGAGCCTGGGGTCCGACAATGTAATGAGTGCAGCAGACAGGTTTCAGGTTCTTCTTTGTGAGGTCGGAGCTCCTACTGCTGCAACTCAAATGTCTCCGTCCGTCCTGGAAGAATGCGGTGGTTTCATTTCGCTTCGTTCTTCCGGTGCCGCGTCTACCGGTGGCAGACATATCAAAGTGGATCTCTCCCACCAGCCCTCCAGCGATAAATGGAacaattctttttgttttagtattttctaCCCTCCTTTCATGTCTTTCGGGTCTGCAGTCCCTCACAGCGTCTCAGGTTTGACTGCGTGCTCAACTACGCCGTGATCCCCACTTGTCCCATCACTTTCAATCAGCAGCAGCCCTTTGCAAACACTGACACACAAACATCTGATGCAACCTCCTgtcctgaaaatgaaaaaacgtTCAGAAAAACCAACCAACTCTGTCACACCGACttgcttcagttttttaagGCATTAATAGTGTGTACAGGAAAATGCATGACGTAACTTACAGCGCCTCGAAAAAGCAATCACACCCTctcaacttttcacattttgtcacttaaaaactaaaaggttctgtggattttattgggatttgatgtgaaagtcaaacacaaagtagtttttCTCTGCATCATCTACTAATCTGATTAGATTGAGAGCGTCTTTAaactgcaattttatttttttcctacagaTTCTTATTCTAAAGTGTTGGACTTGAGGACTTTCTAATATAATTCGACTGCCTAAAGTAGGGGAGTCCAAACCTTTTTCCATGTGGGCCAAAATTGTTGACTCAAAAGTAATAATgggtcaaaaaaaacaaaaacaacgtaaaatcaagatttttaaacattagGGCTTCGTAGATAGAAAACAAGGAGTAAATTCCCACCAACTACTGAGAAATTTTATGATTAAtcaaaaattttctagaaatttccatgtttttttggagaaaaattttaatataaacattttatttttttccctagcaaattacctttttttttttttttttttaggaaatttttgcagaaatgtccaacttttttcccccataatgGCCCTAATacagattttgcatgtttgctgtactaaaagaaagttttcaaattttcagtttcttttgggcTTGATTGAACACACGTGAGTCCGTGGCGAAGATGAACGTCGTCCAGTAAACTTGTGATAAATTTACACTTTCCCATGACCAACGTTACAAAAAGCCAGCTAGCGAGAGTATATTAGCatctagttagcggtagcctcaaatGCCTCAAGTCACACAACGAAGAATGAAGAAGTCTGCAAACAACTCAAACGTAACAAAAAATACGTATAATTATGGATTTAAAAGGGGTGATTTTAATCTATGCACGTGACAATTTTCATgtatactaaaaaaaaaacccaacttagTTCCTCCttcttcataattatgcactattttctgtttcccaatattttctgtttcccaATTTCCCAAAATTCCCAATAATCCACTTTTTGTCTGTTGCAATGTTGCCAATATAAATAAGTTGAAGGGGTATAAATACTCTTATAAGgcttataaataataaagtcatcTCTCCCGATCACTCAACCTTTTCTATATGGAAATACTTTCTATCAAAGTGGAATAATAAATGCACAATCCAGAGCTATCAGTATTTTAAAACTACATAGAATGAAAAGATCATTGTGGATAATGATGCTGCCGGAGTGCATCATGGCGGTGAGCCTCGTCTGGACCCCTGTTGTGTTTGAAAGTAGAGAGAGGGAGGGCTTCAGCCTTCAGCTCCTTCTGTCAGTTTCTCTTCACACAGCATGAAAACAATAAGATCCCGGGGAGGAGGCATGCATGCTGTTACTGATCGGCATACATTTCCTCAACAGGGCAGCGTTCCAGGAACAATACAAAATGGGCTCAAAACACCTAATTTGCCTGAATGATTTGGGgggggaaaataaatcaatctccAGGTTTATGAAAGTGCGCGTGTTTCTGCACAGCGCGTTATTGATCATGCAGAGGCTCCTTGTGTATTTAAGCAGAGAGCAGGTTGAATCTGAATGTGTATGTATAGCAGCAGACGTGTGAAGGACTCACTTAGGAGAGGCAGGAGATGAGAGCGACAAGCAGAGTGAGGAGCGATATTCAGCGTGTGCAAACAGAGGCGCTGTGCTGGCGGGCACTTTGGGCAGTCTTTAATAAATCATGGATTTAACTTATGAAAATGCACCAttctcacaaaaaaaacccaaacaaaaaaacccccggCTCTTCTGGGGGCTGCCAGCTCCAATTTGCATCTCCTAGTGATATGAAATCAGACAGCAGCCCTGATGCAATtaccaaaatctgaaaaataaaccatGATAACACATTCAAACGTAAAAAACACGCAGGTACGATGGCGTGTTAGAGCCatgatggagagagaaaaaggaggagtacatttctgagaaaaacctcagaaaatCTGAGAgtaatcagaaattttctagaaaaaaattggagattttttattttgaaaagtcaaagatttcCTAGAAAAAACTCAGCAATTCTGAGAGTAATCGCTGAAATTTTCTCAAAGTAaatttgaaatttctgagtttgagaagttgaaaatttctgagattaatcttagaatttttttctctgaaatttactcattttcttCTCTCTATAATGGCCCTAAAACAAAGTCGTACACAAGTGACCCCCTTCCCCtccagttttgtatttttccagtACTTCTGGACTTTGTGCTCTGATCTGATATAAAGCTTCACACCTCTGAACGACTACACAAATACTGGTAAGCACAGTGTCTTGGTTGGGCGtttcgttttttttgttgtcgtttttttACCCTTTGACCTTCTGCTAACAATATATTCCTCTTGGCTCCTTAGCATGCTGTCACTGAGCTTATGAAGCGCAGCCTGGCCAAAAAGGGCATCAGCGTGAGCCTCTGGCAGTTTGCATGAGAAAGGCTTTTAGTGCACAGCGATCCGGATGAGGGTTAGTTCTTAATGGCGGCGGCGCCGTGGCAGTCGCAGGGTCTGACGTGTCGCCGCCTGACCTCGTGCCTCGTTTCAGGCTGCCGTTCTGTTATTGTAGGCCCCTCACAGGGTTAGATGTGTGATGTGGTGCCtgaaattaaagaggaaaagaaatgtaGGAGcggaagattaaaaaaacagaccaAGAAATCTGCAGCTAAATAGCCTTGCAGACTGCATCATAAAAGCACTGGGATGATTTATAAGTCTGACAGTGATGCTAACCGTTTCTCTTAGCAACAGTCGATGTGTCACTCTTATCGCCCTCCTCCTCTTTGCCATTTAATCTTCCCGTCCCTCCCTCCCTGACTATCGACCCGCAGCAGTACATATTTGCTCTCCTCTCCATGTCTCACTCCCCGGGGCAGAGATCGGTGCAGGCTGGATGGACTCACCCGGCTCGGAGGGGAAGACGTTTCTCAGCTGTTCGATGACCTCCTGAAGCTGCAGCACGGTGTCCTGCTCGCGCTCCAAATCATCTcctgacacaaacacagttttaaCCCATCAGCACcggaaaaacacacaatctcaCCAACTAAttctggtccagtttctactgcaaataatCTGCTTAAAATAAGACAGAGCTAACTTACATGTAACGTTTTATCAAGGTATAGGAGTTTGATTTACGTCAGTtattctactggcagattatttcacttaaaacaagacaaatttcCCATgttgttatatattttattagtttcttctttaaatatTGTGATTTATCACCAAATCctaccaagtgtttttgttcagtttctattggtatgtcttagtacacttgaaataaataactaataactaacttacaagtaacatcttagcaagatatagaagtttgtttgtcaataattccttcatattgattaaaaaaagtcctagttccactggcagatcaTTTTACTCataaacagacatttttcccataagtgaaatatttggccagtggaaccagaaccttttcATTAAcaataaggaaatatttacttaaaacaagctcctatattgtACTAAAAAGTTCCCTTTATGTTAGTTTTATCCTATTTtcagtgtactaagatatttgcactagaaactagaccaaaacgaCTCTGTGTTATATTCTGGGTCAGCATGTTTGCGGGTTTCAGCCTGGCTGCGTGACGCTGACCTGCTGCCTCGGTGTCGGTCATCTCCCTGCTGGGCGGCTCCCCTTGGCGCCCGCCTCCTGACACCGGAGAGGAGAGCGTCGACAGCTCGGATCCGTTCGCCTCCGAATCATCTTTGGGctggaagaagaaataaaacaatcattcATTTACAAGTCTTCACCTTTATAAAGCGGTAAAGTCATTTCAGATAAGAGAATAACAGAACGGGTTGTACGGTGCAATGCCAAAGTGTTTGTACCCTTTGGACATCATAACTGGATTTATCACAGACCACCAGAAAGTGCATAATTGCAAACTAAATTTGTGATTATATTCAGACCCCCTGAGTCAACACTTTGTAGAAACACCTTATTGTAGCTGCAGGTCTTTAGAGAAATGTCTCTGCTTGCTTTGCACATCAGGtggaaaaaacttttaattgctAATTATGTCAAGCTGGATTGAGCTACAATGAACATTAATTTTAAGGTCTTACCACAGAAAATCAAATAGATTTAGTTCTGGATCATTTATAgaatttcattaatttcaaGTTGAAGAACAGAGGATTTTGTTTATCAGaatgaaaatagattttatttgtattgttggttttgttttgatcaaataaaaataaatatcctcaATACAATATAttgaagttgtttaaaaagtttaagagGTGTCGATACATTTGCAAGGCACAATAAAACAGCCTTaaagggtgtccaaagtgtggcccggggccatttgtggcccttgaaagGATTTTGTTTGGTCCCTGAAAACAAAGTGGTAAAAATTTgatcaacaaaacagaaaacaactgatCACCCAAAAAATGGGAAActgtctgttttatgttttcagtcttTGACAATATGCagatttcataacatttttttattgttgagcaggtaaagcaacaacaaaagaatcatattaaatcattttatgctctttcagttgaataaatttGTCAGTTTTGGACACCTCTGCTTTAAACCAAACTTAAAATGTCAGCGTTGCTCTAAAACCTGCAGCACAAAAGGCTTAGGATCCCAATCAAACATGCACAatgcaacacaaaaatataaaatgcaacatggcatgtttttgtttttagcaacacGGAAGCTGAC
This genomic interval carries:
- the LOC114139214 gene encoding aryl-hydrocarbon-interacting protein-like 1, with amino-acid sequence MEETYLLNYPGVKKKILAGGKGPLPHFPLGTKVIFHFQTLLDNFERTVIDDSRLVGRPAEIFVGKMFKMEIWEPLLTSMRVGEVAEFWCDAVHTGLYPIVSKGMRLIAQGKDPLEGQKHMCGMGNLFHYHSTGFPELDEIMRNPQPLIFIMELLQVGDPLSYHRESWMMEKDEKLQTVPILHMQGNALVRQKQFREAASKYKEAVLLLKTVQSREMPGDVDYINLGRMIVPLELNYCQCMLELEEYYEVIEHTTELLEKHKDCVKGYYKRAKAHAAVWNEKEARRDFSTVAQLDITLAALVRRELKELSERMKEKYWEEKEQYWNMLEKTEGTSKHEEEEQQDEEEEEDEETKKKESDFESGKAGEKTGSSEMKRVEEGESGEEKVRPSEGVKEEESSCAVELQACDEMEGKDWQQMLRLVMILQNEGNFLIKEQHFPDASAKFKEALGYVDFLQNKQVDQHGEDWESLEKVRLPLSLNLSQSMLELKQYQEVVELNSRLLKTHRGNFKATYQRARAHAALCNEDEARRDFATVEKLDPKFKPFVQKELKILGENIRKMHAGQKKNYWETTKEKWGPVGSRTKDAVRKKNTNSAKKDTEKNTEVDKNSESHKVEERESPAEHRPVETEGAGDSETGKHPDLKAEHCDKEQTCGRTSELGSDKEKPARVAAPEADNHKTDKDGDPASTSSDNVVSRRSRHDKGKKKKVKRQSRNAAKRTKSGTGKGDGPIN